Proteins encoded together in one Lathamus discolor isolate bLatDis1 chromosome 3, bLatDis1.hap1, whole genome shotgun sequence window:
- the CXCL12 gene encoding stromal cell-derived factor 1 isoform X2 produces the protein MDLRALALLAFALAVLSLSEEKPVSLTYRCPCRFYESNVARANIKHLKILSTPNCSLQIVARLKSNSKQVCIDPKLKWIQEYLEKALNKRFKM, from the exons ATGGACCTCCGCGCCCTGGCTCTGCTCGCCTTCGCCCTGGCCGTTCTCTCTCTCTCGGAGG AGAAACCGGTCAGCCTGACTTACCGATGCCCCTGTCGATTCTACGAGAGCAACGTGGCAAGAGCCAACATTAAGCACCTCAAAATCCTCTCCACACCCAACTGCTCACTTCAGATTGT TGCAAGGCTCAAGAGCAACAGCAAGCAAGTGTGCATTGATCCCAAGTTAAAGTGGATCCAGGAATATCTGGAGAAAGCTTTAAACAA